One genomic region from Triplophysa dalaica isolate WHDGS20190420 chromosome 23, ASM1584641v1, whole genome shotgun sequence encodes:
- the LOC130413027 gene encoding LOW QUALITY PROTEIN: elongation of very long chain fatty acids protein 2-like (The sequence of the model RefSeq protein was modified relative to this genomic sequence to represent the inferred CDS: inserted 2 bases in 1 codon), with amino-acid sequence MLIELISAVWSAGYRLQCQGLYEAGDTDIRVAKVLWWCYFSKLIEFLDTIFIVFRKKNSQISLLHAYHHASMFNIWWFVLNWIPCGQSFFGPMLYSVIHILMYSYYGLSTIPSMQKYLWWKRYLIQAQLVQFVLIIXHTVSAWIVPSGFPLGCLKFQTFYMVTLVILFVNF; translated from the exons ATGCTGATTGAG CTGATATCAGCAGTCTGGTCTGCAGGTTATCGTCTTCAGTGTCAGGGATTGTATGAAGCTGGTGACACAGACATCAGG GTAGCAAAAGTTCTCTGGTGGTGTTATTTTTCCAAGCTGATTGAGTTCCTGGACACCATCTTCATTGTGTTCAGGAAGAAAAACAGTCAGATCTCTTTGCTGCATGCGTATCATCATGCCTCAATGTTTAACATCTGGTGGTTTGTCCTCAACTGGATACCCTGTGGACAAA GTTTCTTTGGGCCGATGCTATACAGTGTCATACACATTCTCATGTATTCTTACTACGGTCTGTCCACCATCCCATCCATGCAGAAATATCTGTGGTGGAAACGATACCTCATCCAGGCTCAACTG GTTcaatttgttttgattat aCACACGGTAAGTGCATGGATCGTTCCTAGTGGTTTCCCTCTGGGCTGTCTGAAATTTCAGACTTTCTACATGGTCACACTTGTGATCCTATTTGTCAACTTCTAA